One genomic window of Acidovorax radicis includes the following:
- a CDS encoding CaiB/BaiF CoA transferase family protein, with product MTRPLDGITVVSLEHAVAAPFCTRQLADLGARVIKVERPGSGDFARGYDQRVRGQSSHFTWINRSKESLALDAKQPQAKAALLQLLKTADVLVQNLAPGAAARMGLSYEALKAHNPRLIVCDISGYGADGPYRDKKAYDLMIQSEAGFLSVTGTPETPSKSGISVADIAAGMYAYTNILSALLLRGKTGEGSHIDVSMLEAMGEWMGYPMYYAYDGAPPPPRTGASHASIYPYGPFVAGDGKTVMLGLQNEREWKAFCDTVLQRPEVATDARFCSNGQRNAHRDALQALILQAFSTLSAAQVVERLDAAGIANARVNDMADLWAHPQLVARQRWCSVGTPAGAVPALLPPGVNSAFDYRMDAVPAVGQHNAAILAELGWSAEQIDALQAPQPL from the coding sequence ATGACCCGCCCCCTCGACGGCATCACCGTCGTCTCGCTCGAGCACGCGGTGGCCGCGCCGTTTTGCACGCGCCAGCTGGCCGACCTGGGTGCGCGCGTCATCAAGGTCGAGCGCCCCGGCAGCGGCGACTTCGCGCGTGGCTACGACCAGCGCGTGAGGGGCCAGTCGTCGCACTTCACCTGGATCAACCGCAGCAAGGAGAGCCTGGCGCTCGATGCGAAGCAGCCGCAGGCCAAGGCCGCGCTGCTGCAGCTCTTGAAGACGGCCGACGTGCTGGTGCAGAACCTGGCGCCCGGCGCGGCCGCGCGCATGGGCCTGTCGTACGAAGCCCTGAAGGCCCACAACCCTCGGCTCATCGTCTGCGACATCAGCGGCTATGGTGCCGACGGGCCGTATCGCGACAAGAAGGCCTACGACCTGATGATCCAGAGCGAGGCAGGGTTTCTGTCCGTGACGGGCACGCCCGAGACGCCCTCCAAATCCGGCATCTCGGTGGCCGACATTGCCGCAGGCATGTATGCCTACACCAACATCCTGTCGGCCTTGCTGCTGCGCGGCAAGACGGGCGAGGGCAGCCATATTGACGTGTCCATGCTCGAAGCCATGGGCGAGTGGATGGGCTACCCGATGTACTACGCCTACGACGGCGCGCCCCCGCCGCCGCGCACCGGCGCATCGCACGCCAGCATCTACCCCTATGGGCCGTTCGTGGCGGGCGATGGCAAGACGGTGATGCTGGGCCTGCAAAACGAGCGCGAGTGGAAGGCCTTTTGCGACACCGTGCTGCAGCGCCCCGAGGTGGCCACAGACGCGCGCTTCTGTTCCAACGGCCAGCGCAACGCCCACCGCGACGCGCTGCAGGCGCTGATCCTGCAAGCGTTCTCCACGCTCAGCGCCGCCCAGGTCGTCGAGCGTCTGGACGCCGCCGGCATCGCCAACGCGCGCGTCAACGACATGGCCGACCTGTGGGCGCACCCACAGCTGGTCGCGCGCCAGCGCTGGTGCAGCGTGGGCACGCCTGCGGGCGCGGTGCCCGCGCTGCTGCCACCGGGTGTGAACAGCGCGTTCGATTACCGCATGGACGCCGTGCCCGCTGTGGGCCAGCACAACGCCGCCATCCTGGCCGAGCTGGGCTGGAGCGCCGAGCAGATCGACGCACTGCAGGCGCCCCAACCCCTCTGA
- a CDS encoding MmgE/PrpD family protein, producing the protein MKQETQAAIHPLAQLAATLQWSDVPAPVQRRAEDLWVDWFGSVLAGCQARPVASIARFALSQGPASGPSEVIGRGASSSPMMAALANAAAAHVAEQDDVHNGSVFHPAAVVFPPALAVAQSIGASGAQLMAACVAGYEVGIRVGEFLGRSHYKVFHTTATAGTLAAAAAVGRLLELTPAQMQHAFGSAGTQSAGLWEFLRTAADSKQLHTAHAAAAGLMAAYLAKDGFTGAQDIFTGPQGMAAGMSSDANPARLTDGLEGGKVRRWATAETSFKWHASCRHTHPAADALQQVMREHGLAPADIAQVVCHVHQGAIDVLGPVVSPATVHQSKFSMGTVLALAARFGHAGLTEFDAQFLAPDTVALREKVRMELDPEVDGAYPQRWIGKVTVQTTDGRMLHGRVDEPKGDPGNTLSREEITAKALRLAAYGGAVPAVQAEAAVQHLWRVQEWPRVQTLLA; encoded by the coding sequence ATGAAGCAAGAAACCCAAGCCGCCATCCACCCTCTGGCCCAGTTGGCCGCCACGCTGCAATGGAGCGACGTGCCCGCACCCGTGCAGCGCCGCGCCGAAGACCTGTGGGTGGACTGGTTCGGCTCGGTGCTGGCCGGCTGCCAGGCGCGGCCCGTGGCCAGCATCGCGCGCTTTGCGCTGTCGCAGGGCCCGGCCTCGGGCCCCAGCGAAGTCATTGGTCGCGGTGCCAGCAGCTCGCCGATGATGGCTGCGCTGGCCAACGCCGCCGCCGCGCATGTGGCCGAGCAGGACGATGTGCACAACGGCTCGGTGTTCCACCCGGCGGCCGTAGTGTTCCCGCCCGCGCTGGCCGTGGCACAAAGCATTGGCGCCAGCGGCGCGCAGCTCATGGCCGCTTGCGTGGCGGGCTACGAGGTGGGCATCCGCGTGGGCGAATTTCTGGGCCGTAGCCACTACAAGGTGTTCCACACCACGGCCACGGCCGGCACGCTGGCCGCCGCCGCCGCCGTGGGCCGCCTGCTGGAGCTGACGCCCGCGCAGATGCAGCATGCGTTTGGCTCGGCCGGCACGCAGTCGGCGGGGCTGTGGGAATTTTTGCGCACCGCAGCCGACAGCAAGCAGCTGCACACCGCGCACGCCGCCGCAGCGGGGCTGATGGCCGCCTACCTGGCCAAGGACGGCTTCACCGGTGCGCAGGACATCTTCACCGGGCCGCAGGGCATGGCCGCGGGCATGTCCAGCGATGCCAACCCGGCCAGGCTGACGGACGGGCTGGAGGGTGGAAAGGTGAGGCGCTGGGCCACGGCCGAGACGTCGTTCAAATGGCATGCCTCATGCCGCCACACGCACCCGGCCGCCGACGCGCTGCAGCAGGTCATGCGCGAGCACGGCCTGGCGCCCGCCGACATCGCGCAGGTGGTCTGCCATGTGCACCAGGGCGCCATCGACGTGCTGGGGCCGGTGGTCTCGCCCGCCACGGTGCACCAGAGCAAGTTCTCCATGGGTACGGTGCTGGCATTGGCGGCGCGTTTTGGCCATGCGGGTTTGACCGAATTCGACGCGCAGTTCCTGGCCCCGGACACGGTGGCCCTGCGCGAGAAGGTGCGCATGGAGCTGGACCCCGAGGTGGACGGCGCCTACCCGCAGCGCTGGATCGGCAAGGTCACCGTGCAGACGACCGACGGCCGCATGCTGCACGGCCGGGTGGACGAGCCCAAGGGCGATCCCGGCAACACCCTGTCGCGCGAGGAAATCACGGCCAAGGCCTTGCGCCTGGCGGCCTATGGCGGCGCGGTGCCTGCCGTGCAGGCCGAGGCCGCCGTGCAGCACCTGTGGCGGGTGCAGGAGTGGCCGCGCGTGCAAACGCTGCTGGCGTGA
- a CDS encoding HpcH/HpaI aldolase/citrate lyase family protein: MFDSMAQACSFLFVPATQPERLPKALASGADVVIADWEDAVAPADKERARAALAQAVGTLEKSARARLLVRINSEGSPWFAADLQALAQLTAQGLAGAVVPKAERASTLQAVVQAGGPQAALVPLVESVAGLAAADALAAAPQVVRLAFGHLDFQVDAGMACGDTEEELLPVRLALVFASRRAGLAAPLDGVTVDTRNPERMARDAERARRMGFGGKLCIHPAQVPVLHAAFDPDEAAVAHALRVQQALQQAGGGVCVLDGRMVDAPVLAQAQHTLQRHARAQQRLAFR; this comes from the coding sequence ATGTTTGATTCGATGGCCCAGGCCTGTTCCTTTCTGTTCGTGCCCGCCACCCAGCCCGAGCGGCTACCCAAGGCCCTGGCCAGCGGCGCCGACGTGGTGATCGCCGACTGGGAAGACGCCGTGGCCCCCGCCGACAAGGAACGCGCCCGTGCCGCACTGGCGCAGGCCGTGGGCACGCTGGAGAAATCGGCGCGTGCGCGCCTGCTGGTGCGCATCAACAGCGAGGGTTCCCCGTGGTTTGCTGCCGACCTGCAGGCCCTGGCGCAACTCACGGCGCAGGGACTTGCCGGTGCCGTGGTGCCGAAGGCCGAGCGCGCATCAACGCTGCAGGCTGTGGTCCAGGCGGGTGGGCCGCAGGCGGCCCTGGTGCCACTGGTGGAAAGCGTGGCGGGTCTTGCCGCCGCCGACGCGCTGGCGGCCGCGCCGCAGGTGGTTCGCCTGGCCTTCGGGCACCTGGACTTCCAGGTCGATGCCGGCATGGCCTGTGGTGACACCGAAGAAGAACTGCTGCCCGTGCGCCTGGCCCTGGTATTCGCCTCGCGCCGCGCGGGGCTGGCCGCACCCCTTGACGGCGTGACGGTGGACACGCGCAACCCCGAGCGCATGGCCCGCGACGCCGAGCGCGCCCGGCGCATGGGCTTTGGCGGCAAGCTGTGCATCCACCCGGCACAGGTGCCGGTGCTGCATGCCGCCTTCGACCCCGACGAAGCGGCCGTGGCCCACGCGCTGCGCGTGCAGCAGGCGCTGCAGCAGGCCGGTGGCGGCGTCTGCGTGCTTGACGGTCGCATGGTGGATGCGCCGGTGCTGGCGCAGGCGCAGCACACCCTGCAGCGCCACGCCCGCGCGCAGCAGCGCCTGGCCTTTCGCTGA
- a CDS encoding MFS transporter, producing the protein MPSTSTSSTVKPSPAQPLWVMLLALLSGFALSQAYRTTTSIVAQGLQVDFGLQASSLGAFAGLFGLSFGVAQLLMGIGLDRYGLRRTVLAAAPLGIAGAALSALAPSYGWLMAGQVLIGVGYSPAFVACTLFIARHFSAERFAFFSGMSMGVGGLGLLFTGTPLAWVVQHWGWRAGFGVLSTLSALSWLLIFALVREPVHPDAPPRAPESWGQALAGFAALLTLPHTWGVIVLGMSCYAAFLSLRGLWLGPLLMDRFGFSLLDSGNVALALSLIALFTPAVFGRMDPGMHRRRAWVGNASLLMASLFAVMAFLHHGGATVALMILMGLLSGYSILQYSDARSSYPPELTGRALSLFTMAMFLGVALMQSVTGALGAWAGARGMEPYRVVLLAIAAWLALASLAFRLLPAPPLLKPR; encoded by the coding sequence ATGCCATCAACGTCCACTTCCTCCACGGTCAAACCGTCCCCCGCGCAACCTCTTTGGGTGATGTTGCTGGCCCTGCTGTCGGGCTTTGCACTGAGCCAGGCGTACCGCACCACCACCTCCATCGTGGCCCAGGGCCTGCAGGTGGATTTCGGCCTGCAGGCCTCATCGCTGGGCGCATTTGCGGGGCTGTTCGGCCTGTCCTTTGGCGTGGCGCAATTGCTCATGGGCATTGGCCTGGACCGCTACGGCTTGCGCCGCACGGTGCTTGCGGCTGCGCCCCTGGGCATTGCTGGCGCCGCCTTGTCGGCCCTGGCGCCCAGCTACGGCTGGCTCATGGCCGGGCAGGTGCTTATCGGGGTTGGCTATTCGCCGGCCTTTGTGGCCTGCACGCTGTTCATTGCCCGGCATTTTTCGGCCGAGCGGTTTGCTTTTTTCTCGGGCATGTCCATGGGGGTGGGCGGCCTGGGCCTGCTGTTCACCGGCACGCCGTTGGCCTGGGTGGTGCAGCACTGGGGGTGGCGCGCGGGTTTCGGCGTGCTCTCCACGCTGAGCGCGCTGTCGTGGCTGCTGATCTTCGCGCTGGTGCGTGAGCCTGTGCACCCTGACGCCCCGCCGCGCGCCCCAGAAAGCTGGGGGCAGGCCCTGGCGGGCTTTGCCGCGCTGCTTACCTTGCCCCACACCTGGGGCGTCATCGTGTTGGGCATGTCGTGTTACGCGGCTTTCCTGTCGCTGCGCGGCCTGTGGCTGGGGCCGCTGCTGATGGATCGCTTTGGCTTCTCGCTGCTCGACAGCGGCAACGTGGCGTTGGCGCTGTCGTTGATCGCCCTGTTCACGCCGGCCGTGTTCGGGCGCATGGACCCGGGCATGCATCGGCGCCGGGCCTGGGTGGGCAACGCCTCGCTGTTGATGGCCAGCCTGTTTGCGGTCATGGCCTTTTTGCACCACGGTGGCGCCACCGTGGCGCTGATGATTCTGATGGGGCTGCTTTCCGGCTACAGCATCCTGCAATACAGCGATGCGCGGTCGTCCTATCCGCCCGAGTTGACCGGGCGTGCGCTCTCCCTTTTCACCATGGCCATGTTCCTGGGCGTGGCCCTGATGCAATCGGTGACGGGCGCACTGGGCGCTTGGGCCGGGGCCCGGGGCATGGAGCCTTACCGTGTGGTGCTCTTGGCCATTGCCGCCTGGCTCGCGCTGGCCTCGTTGGCGTTTCGGTTGCTGCCAGCGCCGCCGCTGTTAAAGCCACGTTGA
- a CDS encoding CaiB/BaiF CoA transferase family protein, protein MKVLDSVRVLEIGGLGPGPFCAMHLADLGADVISVVREAKGKTPTGPLLNRGKRSVFADLKTEGGRQLVLALVAEADALIEGMRPGVMERLGLGPEECQRINPRLVYGRMTGWGQSGPLAPRAGHDTNYAAVSGALWGCGPFDARPVSPFAVLGDIGGGALYLMTGLLSGIVQARATGRGTVVDAAIVDGSAHMLNLMLSARQNGLVADVRGQSIHDSAPFYDTYVCADGKHITIGALEPQFYDVLLDALGLAADPDFVGAQWDKPVWPVRRARLATLFLAQPRAHWQALLEPTDACFGAVLSPLEAAQHPHMRARGVYAEHQGVLQATPAPRFDGAAYTPADACLPGAHTQAIMEGLGQAGAQAVWRQRSAP, encoded by the coding sequence GTGAAGGTTCTGGACAGCGTACGTGTGCTGGAGATTGGTGGCCTGGGGCCGGGGCCGTTTTGTGCCATGCACCTGGCCGACCTGGGGGCGGATGTGATCTCGGTGGTGCGCGAGGCCAAGGGCAAGACGCCCACGGGCCCGCTGCTCAACCGGGGCAAGCGCTCGGTGTTCGCCGACCTCAAGACCGAGGGGGGCCGCCAGCTGGTGCTGGCGCTGGTGGCCGAGGCCGATGCGCTCATTGAGGGCATGCGCCCCGGCGTGATGGAGCGCCTGGGCCTGGGCCCCGAGGAGTGCCAACGCATCAACCCCCGCCTGGTGTACGGGCGCATGACCGGCTGGGGCCAGAGCGGGCCGCTGGCGCCGCGTGCCGGACACGACACCAACTACGCCGCCGTCAGTGGCGCGCTGTGGGGCTGCGGCCCCTTTGACGCGCGGCCCGTGTCGCCCTTTGCCGTGCTGGGCGACATCGGCGGCGGTGCCCTCTACCTGATGACGGGGCTGCTGTCGGGCATCGTGCAGGCGCGCGCCACGGGCCGCGGCACGGTGGTGGACGCGGCCATCGTGGACGGCTCGGCCCACATGCTGAACCTGATGCTCAGCGCGCGCCAAAATGGCCTGGTGGCCGACGTGCGCGGGCAGAGCATCCACGACAGCGCGCCGTTCTACGACACCTATGTCTGCGCAGACGGCAAGCACATCACCATCGGCGCCCTGGAGCCGCAGTTCTACGACGTGCTGCTCGATGCGCTGGGGCTCGCGGCAGATCCTGATTTCGTGGGTGCGCAATGGGACAAGCCCGTCTGGCCCGTGCGCCGCGCGCGCCTTGCCACCCTCTTCCTGGCGCAGCCACGCGCGCACTGGCAGGCGCTGCTGGAGCCCACGGATGCCTGCTTTGGCGCCGTGCTCAGCCCCCTGGAGGCCGCGCAGCACCCCCACATGCGTGCGCGCGGCGTGTACGCCGAACACCAGGGCGTGCTGCAGGCCACCCCCGCACCGCGCTTCGATGGCGCGGCCTATACACCCGCAGACGCCTGCCTGCCGGGCGCGCACACGCAGGCGATCATGGAAGGGCTGGGCCAGGCTGGCGCGCAGGCGGTGTGGCGGCAGCGCTCAGCACCCTAG
- a CDS encoding IclR family transcriptional regulator, translating to MNVNADPDGKLVSALVRGVSILRCFSNKCQELSAKELMDLTGLPKPTLFRLTDTLCELGLLRYSERLSKYVPGLGLLGLSSPVLTRLALRQFARPQMQALADLTEGQVQLAVGFRRELCLVEQANSLGNPIFRPEVGVRTSLSRTASGRAYLLGLPDMERNAYLRDLRATDPQRADWLDQRLDDARHDLAANGFCRSHGDLHRELESIAVAMSKPQDGELWVFAVTLPVYSPLCGKLETEVGPRLRTLVRSVESVLGTSGLS from the coding sequence GTGAACGTGAACGCAGATCCAGACGGCAAATTGGTCAGCGCCCTGGTGCGCGGCGTTTCCATATTGCGGTGCTTTTCGAACAAATGCCAGGAGCTCAGCGCCAAGGAACTGATGGACCTGACCGGCCTGCCCAAGCCCACGCTGTTCCGCCTCACGGACACCTTGTGCGAGTTGGGCCTGCTGCGCTACTCGGAGCGGCTGTCCAAGTACGTGCCCGGGCTGGGCCTGCTCGGCCTGTCCTCGCCGGTGCTCACCCGCCTGGCCCTGCGGCAATTCGCCCGGCCGCAGATGCAGGCGCTGGCCGACCTGACCGAGGGGCAAGTGCAGCTGGCGGTGGGCTTTCGGCGCGAGCTGTGCCTTGTGGAGCAGGCCAACAGCCTGGGCAACCCCATCTTCCGGCCCGAGGTGGGCGTGCGCACCTCGCTGTCGCGCACCGCCTCGGGCCGCGCCTATCTGCTGGGCCTGCCCGATATGGAGCGCAACGCCTACCTGCGCGACCTGCGCGCCACAGACCCGCAGCGCGCCGATTGGCTGGATCAGCGGCTCGACGATGCACGCCACGATCTGGCCGCGAACGGCTTTTGCCGCAGCCACGGCGACCTGCACCGCGAGCTGGAGTCGATCGCCGTGGCCATGTCCAAGCCGCAGGACGGCGAGCTGTGGGTGTTCGCCGTGACGCTGCCCGTCTACAGCCCCCTGTGCGGCAAGCTGGAGACCGAGGTCGGCCCGCGCCTGCGCACGCTGGTGCGGTCGGTAGAGAGCGTGCTTGGGACCTCGGGCCTGTCGTGA